A section of the Geoalkalibacter ferrihydriticus DSM 17813 genome encodes:
- a CDS encoding purine-nucleoside phosphorylase produces MILTDDLLALGRQQVRRCFGDQDFDLAVVLGSGLSELTASLEGAQSLAYDQIPAMAATTVAGHQGSLWAGRRGGWRLLVFAGRYHLYEGYRACEVVRPVELAAALGCRRILLTNAAGGVREDLRPGDFMFIRDHINLTGDNPLRGRTPPPFVDLSRLYRNDLFPLLAEGARALNIRLRQGVLAGLLGPSYETPAEIRMVASLGGDAVSMSTVPEAIMARYLGVDVAGLSLITNYAAGRGDASLSHDEVLVEGRRSAARLTELLDVLIDSWRLAD; encoded by the coding sequence GTGATACTCACGGATGATCTTCTCGCTCTTGGCCGGCAGCAGGTACGCCGTTGTTTTGGCGACCAGGATTTCGACCTGGCGGTGGTTCTTGGCTCAGGACTCAGTGAGCTGACCGCGTCCCTGGAAGGTGCGCAAAGCCTTGCCTACGACCAGATTCCCGCAATGGCCGCCACGACCGTTGCCGGTCATCAGGGAAGCTTGTGGGCGGGGCGTCGCGGCGGTTGGCGATTGCTGGTTTTTGCGGGGCGCTATCACCTTTACGAGGGTTATCGTGCTTGCGAGGTGGTACGGCCGGTCGAACTGGCGGCGGCTTTGGGCTGTCGAAGAATTTTGCTTACCAATGCCGCCGGCGGGGTCCGCGAAGATTTGCGCCCCGGCGATTTTATGTTTATCCGTGATCACATCAACCTGACCGGCGATAATCCCTTGCGCGGTCGCACTCCCCCCCCTTTCGTCGATCTCTCCCGCCTTTACCGTAACGACCTGTTTCCTTTGCTGGCTGAGGGTGCGCGGGCACTGAATATTCGATTGCGCCAGGGTGTGTTGGCGGGTCTGCTCGGGCCTTCTTACGAGACTCCGGCGGAAATCCGCATGGTTGCCAGTCTGGGTGGCGATGCGGTGTCCATGTCGACGGTGCCCGAAGCCATTATGGCGCGCTATCTCGGTGTTGATGTCGCCGGCTTGTCGCTGATTACTAACTATGCCGCAGGCCGCGGTGACGCTTCCCTGAGCCATGACGAAGTGTTGGTTGAGGGTCGCCGCAGCGCGGCCCGTTTGACCGAGCTGCTTGATGTCCTGATTGATTCCTGGCGCTTGGCCGACTAA
- a CDS encoding response regulator produces the protein MLVRCPLCGARYRVPGERVRSGMRIRCPKCNDVFVLHKAAEELPSAAADPRRPKVAIIEDARFFRELVRDVLAPLDLEICEAADGEQGLALVRTEKPDLVILDLNLPLRNGYELMRIIRADASLRHMRLLAMSGVFRKETDQDAAQAAGADDFIGKSFTPDFLLERVRRLLQ, from the coding sequence ATGCTGGTTCGTTGCCCTCTGTGTGGAGCCCGCTATCGCGTACCCGGCGAGCGTGTCAGATCCGGGATGCGCATCCGTTGCCCGAAGTGCAACGATGTCTTCGTTCTTCACAAGGCTGCTGAAGAGTTGCCTTCGGCAGCAGCCGATCCTAGGCGGCCCAAGGTCGCCATTATCGAAGATGCTCGTTTTTTTCGCGAACTGGTGCGGGATGTCCTGGCGCCTCTCGATTTGGAGATCTGTGAAGCCGCCGACGGCGAGCAAGGTTTAGCTCTGGTGCGAACCGAAAAGCCGGACCTTGTCATTCTGGATTTGAACCTCCCTTTGCGTAACGGCTATGAGCTGATGCGGATCATTCGCGCCGACGCAAGTTTGCGGCACATGCGACTTCTCGCCATGAGCGGAGTTTTTCGCAAGGAAACAGATCAGGATGCCGCCCAGGCAGCCGGAGCCGATGACTTTATCGGTAAATCCTTCACGCCCGATTTTCTCCTGGAGCGTGTTCGCAGGTTGCTCCAGTGA
- a CDS encoding helix-turn-helix domain-containing protein, producing MNDIQGFGEKLKNRREERGLSLDDVSLKLRIRRQFVEALEEERWDAFPGETYLKGFLRSYAEFLNLDPRELLECYLQRRPEEAATPDQLRRIETELIESVPMPSSTKRSLLVLLLIILLAAALGYWLSRPISQAPMPQTPAPPVEQQPVLPSPSAPAVDEDVLPDQDELSEEGGAANVPSAAASAAFVAPVAQEGDTRSLAVLREEGSSVRVQADRATHLEVVLDGRPVQGYQLQAGAVVTWQARFQAQLLVQEPEAISLWVDQRPLAFGNRSRVVLTAVNAVGGP from the coding sequence ATGAACGATATTCAAGGTTTTGGTGAAAAGCTTAAAAACCGTCGCGAAGAACGTGGACTTTCGCTTGATGATGTATCCCTGAAGCTTCGTATCCGGCGCCAGTTTGTCGAGGCATTGGAGGAGGAGCGCTGGGATGCCTTTCCGGGGGAAACCTACCTGAAGGGATTTCTGCGCTCGTACGCTGAGTTTCTGAATCTTGACCCCAGAGAGCTGCTCGAATGCTACCTGCAGCGCAGGCCTGAAGAAGCGGCGACCCCGGATCAGTTGCGCAGGATCGAGACGGAGTTGATCGAATCCGTACCCATGCCTTCCTCGACCAAGCGCAGTCTTTTGGTTCTGTTGTTGATAATTCTTCTCGCAGCGGCTTTGGGGTACTGGTTGTCACGGCCGATTTCTCAGGCGCCGATGCCGCAGACACCCGCGCCGCCCGTTGAACAGCAGCCGGTATTGCCTTCGCCCTCCGCTCCCGCGGTCGATGAAGATGTGTTGCCCGATCAGGATGAGCTTAGCGAAGAGGGTGGTGCGGCGAATGTGCCTTCAGCGGCTGCTTCCGCCGCATTTGTCGCGCCGGTCGCTCAGGAAGGTGACACGCGATCTCTGGCAGTTCTTCGCGAGGAGGGCAGCAGCGTACGGGTGCAGGCCGACAGGGCGACGCACTTGGAAGTTGTGCTGGACGGTCGCCCTGTTCAAGGCTATCAGTTGCAGGCCGGCGCCGTGGTGACTTGGCAGGCACGTTTTCAGGCTCAGCTTTTGGTGCAGGAGCCCGAGGCCATCAGCCTTTGGGTCGACCAGCGCCCTCTGGCTTTCGGAAACCGATCGCGTGTGGTCCTCACCGCGGTCAATGCGGTCGGCGGACCTTGA
- a CDS encoding tetratricopeptide repeat protein — MRLFIFSILLILLGFTAVGCAPGHDRVQQAEVHHTLGISYMREPNLSAALREFLKAAELAPRDPQIQQSLAQTYHLMRAYAEAERHYLEAIRLAPREALYHHNLAALYLDMQRWDDAIVRFRTAAQDLLFDQPTVAFTGLGMAHYQKGEYLEAVSAYQEALQRSRRYAPARLHLGEAYLALNKPDLALEEFREAVRIDPAYAQAHYQLGLAYMKINQQQEAAAAFRRVVDLSPDSEVGRHAQNYLRLLQ, encoded by the coding sequence TTGCGTCTATTTATCTTTTCAATTTTACTCATTCTTCTTGGGTTCACGGCGGTCGGTTGTGCTCCGGGCCACGACCGGGTACAGCAGGCCGAGGTGCATCACACTCTGGGTATCTCCTACATGCGCGAGCCCAACCTGAGTGCCGCTTTGCGCGAATTTCTCAAGGCCGCCGAACTGGCGCCGCGCGATCCCCAAATCCAGCAATCCCTGGCGCAGACCTACCATCTGATGCGGGCCTATGCCGAAGCTGAGCGTCACTATCTCGAAGCCATTCGTCTGGCTCCCCGCGAGGCCCTTTATCATCACAATCTGGCTGCCTTGTATCTCGACATGCAGCGCTGGGACGATGCCATCGTCCGGTTTCGCACGGCGGCGCAAGATCTGCTCTTCGACCAGCCCACGGTGGCTTTTACCGGCCTGGGCATGGCGCATTATCAAAAGGGCGAATACCTTGAGGCGGTTTCCGCCTACCAGGAGGCATTGCAGAGAAGCCGTCGTTATGCTCCGGCCCGACTCCATCTCGGGGAGGCATATCTGGCTTTGAACAAGCCGGATCTTGCGCTGGAAGAATTTCGTGAAGCTGTTCGTATTGATCCTGCCTATGCTCAGGCGCACTACCAGCTCGGCCTGGCCTATATGAAAATTAATCAGCAGCAGGAAGCTGCCGCCGCTTTTCGTCGAGTGGTGGACCTTAGCCCGGATTCGGAAGTCGGCCGCCATGCCCAGAACTACCTCCGGCTGCTTCAATAA
- the mtnP gene encoding S-methyl-5'-thioadenosine phosphorylase, whose translation MSQPVIGVIGGSGLYQMDELIEVREEHVETPFGAPSDAYICGMLGNVKMVFLPRHGRGHRLLPSEVNYRANIYGMKTLGVERIISVSAVGSMKEAIVPGHIVIPDQFFDRTQGKRASTFFGKGVAGHVQFADPVCDDLAQVLQSSAKQVGAVVHKGGTYLCIEGPNFSTRAESNIYRSWGVDIIGMTNIPEARLAREAEICYATVALATDYDCWHAEHDDVSVEAVIAIIQKNVATARGIIQAAAKQLGNARGCGCGAALEFAIMTDKSLIPEQTRRDLAPIIGKYL comes from the coding sequence ATGTCACAACCTGTCATCGGGGTTATCGGCGGCAGCGGTCTCTACCAGATGGATGAGCTGATCGAGGTGCGTGAAGAGCACGTCGAAACCCCCTTCGGCGCGCCGTCGGATGCCTATATTTGCGGCATGCTCGGCAACGTGAAGATGGTTTTTTTACCTCGTCACGGTCGCGGGCATCGCTTGCTGCCCTCCGAGGTGAATTATCGCGCCAACATCTACGGCATGAAAACCCTCGGCGTTGAGCGTATCATTTCCGTGTCGGCGGTCGGCAGCATGAAAGAGGCGATTGTGCCCGGGCATATCGTCATTCCTGATCAGTTTTTTGATCGCACCCAAGGCAAGCGTGCCTCTACCTTCTTCGGCAAGGGCGTGGCCGGGCATGTGCAGTTTGCCGATCCGGTCTGTGATGATTTGGCACAGGTGCTGCAAAGCTCAGCAAAGCAGGTCGGCGCCGTCGTCCATAAAGGGGGAACCTATCTTTGCATTGAGGGCCCCAATTTTTCGACCCGTGCCGAATCGAATATCTACCGCTCCTGGGGAGTGGACATTATCGGCATGACCAACATTCCCGAGGCGCGACTGGCCCGTGAGGCTGAAATCTGTTATGCCACCGTCGCGCTGGCCACCGATTACGACTGTTGGCATGCTGAGCATGACGATGTCTCCGTGGAGGCGGTCATTGCGATCATCCAGAAAAATGTCGCCACCGCGCGTGGCATCATCCAGGCGGCGGCAAAGCAACTTGGTAATGCGCGTGGCTGTGGCTGCGGGGCCGCACTGGAATTTGCCATCATGACCGACAAGAGCCTGATCCCTGAGCAAACCCGTCGGGATCTGGCGCCGATCATCGGCAAATACCTTTAG
- the rlmN gene encoding 23S rRNA (adenine(2503)-C(2))-methyltransferase RlmN — translation MTEPVVQTDRKVDLKNFDLDALTAFLGGMGKERFRARQIFRWMYRQGVSDFAEMTDLSKDFRRELQARSFVSRLVPEAVESSRDGTRKYLLRLADGQTVESVRIPMDEGRSTLCISTQVGCAMQCRFCLTGTFGLMRNLSVAEIVNQVCAALVDGPVNNIVLMGMGEPLHNLESVITALHIFYAEEGLSFSPRRITLSTCGLVPEMAELGRRIRVNLAVSLNATTDEVRDRLMPVNRSYPLARLMAACRDYPLQPRQSITFEYIVIRGLNDSPADAKRLVRLLHGIRAKVNLIPFNEHEGSDWQAPTSEAMDAFQSYLLQRNIVTIRRSSKGADISAACGQLKGRLDKEQQQNPTGGIF, via the coding sequence ATGACTGAACCTGTTGTGCAAACCGATCGCAAAGTCGATCTGAAAAATTTTGATCTCGACGCTCTCACCGCATTTCTCGGCGGTATGGGCAAGGAGCGATTCCGCGCCCGCCAGATTTTTCGCTGGATGTATCGTCAAGGGGTCAGCGACTTCGCCGAGATGACGGACCTTTCCAAGGATTTTCGCCGGGAACTTCAGGCGCGCTCCTTTGTTTCCCGGCTTGTTCCCGAAGCGGTGGAGTCGAGTCGCGACGGCACCCGTAAATATCTGCTGCGCCTGGCCGACGGGCAGACGGTGGAGAGCGTGCGCATCCCCATGGATGAGGGGCGCAGCACTTTGTGTATCTCCACCCAGGTTGGTTGCGCCATGCAGTGCCGATTCTGCCTGACCGGTACCTTCGGCTTGATGCGCAACCTCAGCGTGGCGGAGATCGTTAACCAGGTCTGCGCCGCCCTGGTCGATGGCCCGGTGAACAACATCGTGCTCATGGGCATGGGGGAGCCGCTGCACAACCTGGAGAGCGTCATCACGGCTCTGCATATTTTTTACGCCGAAGAAGGCCTGAGTTTCAGCCCGCGTAGAATTACGCTGTCCACCTGCGGACTGGTGCCGGAAATGGCCGAGCTGGGGCGGCGGATTCGAGTTAATCTGGCGGTCTCTCTCAATGCTACTACCGACGAGGTGCGTGATCGTCTGATGCCCGTCAATCGGAGCTATCCCCTGGCACGGTTGATGGCGGCCTGTCGTGACTATCCCCTGCAACCACGTCAGAGCATCACCTTTGAATATATCGTGATTCGCGGTCTCAACGATTCCCCCGCCGATGCCAAACGCCTGGTCAGGTTGCTGCACGGGATCAGGGCCAAGGTCAACCTGATCCCTTTTAACGAGCATGAGGGATCAGACTGGCAGGCTCCGACAAGTGAGGCGATGGATGCGTTTCAGTCCTATCTTTTGCAACGCAATATCGTGACTATCCGCCGTTCGAGCAAGGGTGCCGATATCTCCGCGGCCTGCGGTCAGCTCAAGGGGCGGTTGGATAAAGAGCAGCAACAAAATCCCACAGGAGGAATTTTCTGA
- the ndk gene encoding nucleoside-diphosphate kinase, with amino-acid sequence MERTFAIIKPDAFASGHAGKILARIYAEGFKLVGLKKIFMSKVEAEGFYYVHKERPFFGELTDFMSSGPCVVMVLEAPGAIKKWRDLMGATDPAKADAGTLRKEFGVSIGENATHGSDAPETAAFEIPYFFSGLELLG; translated from the coding sequence ATGGAAAGAACTTTTGCCATCATCAAGCCCGACGCTTTCGCCTCCGGCCATGCCGGAAAAATCCTTGCCCGTATTTATGCCGAAGGTTTCAAGCTGGTCGGTCTCAAGAAGATTTTCATGAGCAAGGTTGAAGCTGAAGGTTTCTACTACGTTCACAAAGAACGCCCCTTTTTCGGCGAACTGACCGATTTCATGAGCAGCGGCCCTTGTGTCGTCATGGTGCTCGAGGCTCCCGGCGCCATCAAAAAGTGGCGCGATCTGATGGGCGCCACCGATCCGGCCAAGGCCGATGCCGGAACCCTGCGCAAGGAATTCGGCGTCTCCATCGGCGAGAACGCCACTCACGGCTCCGATGCCCCCGAAACGGCCGCCTTCGAGATTCCCTACTTTTTCTCCGGTCTTGAACTTCTCGGCTGA
- a CDS encoding cation:proton antiporter has protein sequence MDFAVEHIFTEMALILGISAVIGFLATRLKQPLIVAFIAVGILVGPSGLDLVESHQQMHLLAEMGIAILLFVVGLKLDLHLIRTMGPVALATGLGQVLFTSVFGFLIALALGMSPIGALYVAVALTFSSTIIIVKLLSDKREIDSLHGRIAIGFLIVQDIAVVLAMILLTALGAGGESGSLMLASLGVVIKGIFLLATIGLLMRYVLPRLMDQVARSQELLLLFSIAWAVMLASGGELLGFSKEVGAFLAGISLATTPYREAISSRLVSLRDFLLLFFFINLGSQLDLSVLGAQIGAALIFSAFVLIGNPIIVMVIMGIMGYRKRTGFLAGLTVAQISEFSLILAALGLTLGHIDQDTMGLITLVGLITIGTSTYMILYSHQLYEKISPLLSIFERRIPHRERDEDSSDHAEEADVILFGLGRYGRNIATNLLARHKRVLGVDFDPQIVAECRLQGLPVRYGDAEDPEILEHLPLHSTQWVVNATPGYEANLTLLKALQSHGFGGKVVLTAHNQSEAQRYREAGADKVLWPYVDAAEQAVDYLTTSTDTISAGIPWPVTLGEVRLRPGSQAVGKHIRDLDLRARTGVSIIAVDRAGQSYFDPGSDFLLMAADRLVLLGSHESLDKAARILEESKAQDSKRSGSTFRIEEVPLIPDSPWEGRSLAELDLRGRCGITVIGIRRGDEKITSPSPNETLRTGDILVVVGSLEAIGNACRQQP, from the coding sequence ATGGATTTTGCAGTGGAGCATATTTTTACGGAAATGGCCCTGATCCTGGGCATCAGCGCCGTTATCGGTTTTCTCGCCACCCGCCTCAAACAACCGCTGATCGTCGCCTTTATCGCAGTGGGCATTCTGGTCGGGCCATCGGGACTCGATCTGGTGGAATCCCACCAGCAAATGCACCTGCTGGCCGAGATGGGCATCGCCATTCTGCTCTTCGTCGTCGGCCTCAAGCTCGATCTGCACCTGATCCGCACCATGGGACCCGTCGCTCTGGCCACCGGCCTGGGCCAAGTGCTCTTCACCTCGGTGTTCGGCTTTCTCATCGCCCTGGCTCTGGGGATGAGTCCCATCGGTGCGCTCTATGTGGCCGTCGCCCTGACCTTCTCCAGCACCATCATCATCGTCAAACTGCTCTCCGATAAACGTGAAATCGATTCGCTTCACGGGCGCATCGCCATCGGCTTTCTTATCGTGCAGGACATCGCCGTGGTCCTCGCCATGATTCTGCTCACGGCCCTGGGCGCCGGCGGCGAATCGGGCAGCCTGATGCTGGCCAGCCTCGGCGTGGTGATCAAAGGGATTTTCCTGCTGGCGACCATCGGCTTGTTGATGCGCTATGTCCTACCGCGCCTGATGGACCAGGTGGCCCGCTCGCAGGAACTCCTGCTGCTGTTTTCCATCGCCTGGGCGGTCATGTTGGCCAGCGGCGGTGAACTGCTCGGCTTCAGCAAGGAGGTCGGCGCCTTCCTGGCCGGCATTTCCTTGGCGACCACTCCCTACCGCGAGGCCATCAGTTCGCGCCTGGTGAGCCTGCGCGACTTCCTGCTGCTGTTCTTTTTCATCAACCTGGGCTCGCAACTCGACCTCTCCGTGCTGGGCGCCCAGATCGGCGCGGCCCTGATCTTTTCGGCGTTCGTACTCATCGGCAACCCGATCATCGTCATGGTCATCATGGGAATCATGGGCTATCGCAAGCGCACCGGCTTCCTGGCCGGCCTGACCGTGGCGCAGATCAGTGAATTTTCTTTGATTCTCGCCGCGCTCGGGTTGACCCTGGGGCATATCGACCAGGACACCATGGGGCTAATCACCCTGGTTGGCCTCATCACCATCGGCACCTCGACCTACATGATTCTCTACAGCCATCAGCTCTACGAGAAGATTTCACCGCTTCTGAGCATTTTCGAGCGGCGCATTCCCCACCGCGAACGCGACGAGGACAGCAGTGACCATGCCGAGGAGGCCGATGTCATTCTTTTCGGACTCGGACGCTACGGTCGCAACATCGCCACCAACCTGCTGGCGCGCCATAAGCGGGTTCTGGGCGTGGATTTCGACCCGCAGATCGTCGCCGAATGCCGCCTGCAGGGCTTGCCGGTACGCTACGGTGACGCCGAAGACCCTGAGATCCTCGAGCATCTGCCCCTGCACTCGACCCAATGGGTCGTCAATGCCACCCCGGGCTACGAAGCAAACCTGACCCTGCTCAAAGCTCTGCAGTCGCACGGCTTCGGCGGCAAAGTGGTGCTGACCGCGCACAATCAATCCGAGGCGCAGAGGTACCGCGAGGCGGGCGCCGACAAAGTCTTGTGGCCCTATGTCGATGCCGCCGAGCAGGCCGTGGATTACCTAACCACCTCCACCGACACCATCTCCGCAGGCATTCCCTGGCCGGTAACCCTGGGCGAGGTGCGTCTGCGCCCGGGATCCCAGGCGGTCGGCAAACACATTCGCGACCTCGACCTGCGCGCCCGCACCGGAGTCAGCATCATCGCCGTAGATCGGGCCGGACAAAGCTACTTTGACCCGGGATCGGACTTTCTGCTCATGGCCGCCGATCGCCTGGTGCTGCTCGGATCGCATGAGAGCCTCGACAAAGCAGCGCGCATTCTCGAAGAAAGCAAGGCCCAGGATTCCAAGCGCAGCGGCAGCACCTTTCGCATTGAGGAAGTACCGCTCATCCCCGACTCTCCCTGGGAAGGCCGCTCCCTGGCGGAACTCGACCTGCGTGGCCGCTGCGGGATAACCGTCATCGGCATTCGTCGGGGCGATGAAAAAATCACCTCGCCCTCCCCTAATGAAACCCTGCGCACTGGAGACATCCTGGTCGTGGTCGGCAGTCTTGAAGCTATTGGGAATGCCTGTCGCCAACAACCGTGA
- a CDS encoding L,D-transpeptidase: MPWSKSVKFLPCLLLLLALSWACEAYAWQPRNREESLISHREPGPVVGSPRTYILGLDEDLNNLAWRAGVGYRALVRANPDIDPWLPPTGAQVVLPQAAVVPFSAQPGITINLAELRLYLIWREGAETLVRFYPIGIGREGRETPLGKFSVANRAKNPSWTPPPSVRTERPYLPGTVVPGPDNPLGDYWIGLNDHRIGLHGTNQPYGVGREVSSGCIRLYPEHIGDLFYRVETGTPVAIIYQPIKLGQRDEKLYLEVHPDQRGMIADPMAEVLRQKALLGGGSRLDLDRVRQALADKSGLPVAVSAQ; the protein is encoded by the coding sequence ATGCCTTGGAGCAAATCCGTCAAGTTCCTGCCTTGCCTACTGCTGCTTCTAGCCCTTAGCTGGGCCTGCGAAGCTTACGCCTGGCAACCGCGTAATCGCGAGGAATCCCTCATCAGCCACCGGGAACCGGGTCCCGTAGTCGGCAGCCCCCGCACCTACATCCTCGGCCTCGATGAAGATCTAAACAACCTCGCTTGGCGCGCGGGGGTTGGTTACCGGGCGCTGGTGCGCGCCAACCCGGATATCGACCCCTGGTTGCCGCCGACCGGGGCACAGGTCGTGCTGCCGCAGGCGGCCGTGGTGCCTTTCTCGGCCCAGCCTGGCATCACCATCAATCTGGCCGAATTGCGCCTTTACCTGATCTGGCGGGAAGGCGCAGAAACCCTGGTACGGTTTTATCCCATCGGTATCGGTCGCGAAGGCCGCGAAACCCCTCTGGGCAAATTCAGCGTCGCCAATCGCGCCAAAAACCCCTCCTGGACTCCACCACCCTCGGTGCGCACGGAGCGCCCCTATCTACCCGGCACTGTAGTCCCCGGCCCGGACAACCCCCTGGGGGATTACTGGATAGGACTCAATGACCATCGCATCGGCCTTCACGGCACCAACCAACCCTACGGCGTCGGTCGCGAAGTAAGCAGCGGCTGCATCCGCCTGTACCCGGAGCACATCGGGGATCTTTTTTATCGCGTGGAGACCGGAACACCGGTCGCCATAATTTACCAACCGATCAAACTCGGACAACGCGATGAAAAACTCTATCTGGAAGTCCACCCCGACCAGCGCGGCATGATCGCCGACCCCATGGCCGAAGTATTACGCCAGAAAGCGCTCCTGGGGGGCGGCAGCCGACTCGATCTGGATCGCGTACGGCAGGCACTGGCCGACAAAAGCGGTCTGCCCGTCGCCGTTTCAGCCCAATGA
- a CDS encoding SRPBCC family protein produces the protein MQIHRLFFRQRLPVDPDRCWAFFSDPANLRDITPPTLNFRVTSSLPPRMYAGMIICYRIRPLVAFDLTWITEITQVREPFFFVDEQRFGPYRFWHHQHHFRAISGGVEMDDEVHYALPLGWLGRAMNRLFVERQLRHIFSYRRAVLEQRFGFMPEETKG, from the coding sequence ATGCAAATCCATCGGCTTTTTTTTCGCCAGCGTCTGCCCGTTGATCCGGATCGATGCTGGGCATTTTTTTCCGACCCCGCCAACCTGCGGGACATCACCCCGCCGACTCTGAATTTTCGCGTCACCTCAAGTTTGCCACCGCGCATGTATGCCGGGATGATCATCTGTTACCGTATCCGTCCTCTGGTCGCATTCGACCTGACCTGGATCACAGAAATCACCCAGGTGCGCGAGCCTTTCTTTTTCGTTGACGAGCAGCGTTTCGGACCCTATCGCTTCTGGCATCATCAACATCATTTCCGCGCGATTTCCGGAGGCGTGGAGATGGACGACGAAGTTCACTATGCCCTGCCGCTGGGGTGGTTGGGACGGGCCATGAACCGCTTGTTTGTGGAGCGCCAACTGCGGCATATTTTCAGCTATCGGCGCGCGGTTCTGGAGCAACGGTTCGGTTTTATGCCCGAAGAAACAAAAGGCTGA
- a CDS encoding XTP/dITP diphosphatase codes for MELVVATRNAGKLREIRRLLSEAGVAVLGLDSFPDLAEVEEDGNSFAANAEKKACTIAQLTGRMTLADDSGLEVDALGGAPGIYSARYAGLGASDAENNRKLLAALTGVPANQRHAAFRCVLAYCSPQGDCRLFEGRLPGLIVGAARGNEGFGYDPLFLVPEYGKTLAELPIEVKNRISHRGQSLRKFLAYLQERLP; via the coding sequence ATGGAACTTGTCGTCGCTACGCGCAATGCGGGAAAGTTACGCGAGATCCGCCGTCTGCTCAGCGAAGCCGGTGTCGCGGTGCTGGGATTGGACAGTTTTCCGGATCTTGCCGAAGTCGAGGAGGATGGCAATAGTTTTGCCGCCAACGCCGAGAAAAAAGCCTGCACCATTGCCCAACTGACCGGGCGCATGACCCTGGCCGACGATTCCGGTCTCGAGGTTGATGCTCTGGGAGGCGCCCCCGGGATATATTCCGCACGCTATGCGGGCCTTGGCGCGAGCGATGCCGAAAACAACCGTAAACTGCTTGCCGCTCTGACAGGAGTGCCCGCGAATCAACGCCACGCGGCGTTTCGCTGCGTCCTGGCCTACTGCTCCCCGCAGGGCGATTGTCGGTTGTTTGAAGGACGCTTGCCCGGTCTGATCGTTGGCGCGGCCCGCGGCAATGAAGGCTTCGGTTACGATCCTTTGTTTCTCGTGCCGGAGTATGGAAAAACCTTGGCCGAGTTACCCATCGAGGTAAAAAACCGCATCAGCCACCGCGGCCAATCCCTGCGTAAATTCCTTGCCTATCTGCAAGAGCGCCTGCCCTAG
- the rph gene encoding ribonuclease PH, with product MTSLFTRPDGRRADQLRPIDFQRNFTRYAEGSVLVSFGETRVLCNATVEEKVPSFMRGEGRGWVTAEYSMLPRATQSRSPREATRGKIGGRTHEIQRLIGRSLRAVVDLAALGERTIQIDCDVLQADGGTRTASVTGAYVALVDAVCGLRDRGLISASPLREGVAAVSVGLVEGNALLDLNYEEDFRAAVDMNFVITSSGRFVEVQGTAEEHPFTQAELDALRDLAMAGCLDLSRLQQQVLER from the coding sequence ATGACATCGCTGTTTACCCGTCCCGACGGTCGCCGCGCCGATCAATTGCGACCGATTGATTTTCAACGCAATTTTACCCGCTACGCCGAGGGCTCGGTGCTGGTTTCCTTTGGTGAAACCCGGGTCCTGTGCAATGCCACGGTGGAGGAGAAAGTCCCCTCGTTCATGCGTGGTGAAGGGCGCGGCTGGGTAACGGCCGAATACAGCATGTTGCCCCGCGCCACTCAAAGCCGCAGTCCCCGTGAAGCGACCCGTGGCAAAATCGGTGGCCGCACCCATGAGATCCAGCGTCTTATCGGTCGTTCTCTGCGCGCCGTGGTTGATCTTGCCGCGCTGGGCGAGCGCACCATCCAGATCGATTGCGATGTGCTTCAGGCCGACGGCGGCACGCGCACCGCCTCCGTCACCGGTGCCTACGTTGCACTGGTCGATGCGGTTTGCGGACTTAGGGACCGTGGTTTGATCAGTGCCTCGCCTTTGCGTGAAGGGGTTGCGGCGGTCAGTGTCGGGTTGGTCGAGGGCAACGCCCTGCTTGATCTGAACTACGAGGAAGATTTTCGGGCCGCCGTTGATATGAATTTTGTGATCACCAGTTCCGGACGCTTTGTCGAAGTGCAGGGAACGGCAGAAGAGCACCCCTTTACCCAGGCCGAGCTGGATGCTCTGCGGGACCTGGCTATGGCCGGCTGCCTGGATTTGAGCCGCCTGCAGCAACAGGTGCTGGAGAGGTAA